A genomic window from Nosocomiicoccus massiliensis includes:
- the lipA gene encoding lipoyl synthase, with amino-acid sequence MATKNEEILRKPEWLKIKLNTNENYIGLKKMMRAENLHTVCEEARCPNIHECWAERRTATFMILGSVCTRACRFCAIKTGLPSEVDWDEPRRIAESVQKMDLKHCVITTVARDDLRDGGAKVYAETIRKVREVNPYTTVEVLPFDFNGNKENIKILMDAKPDILNHNIETVERLTKRVRAKATYRRSLEMLRYCKELQPDIPTKSSIMIGLGETHEEILQTMDDLLEHGVDILTIGQYLQPTRKHLTVKKYYTPLEFGKLRKIAMEKGFKHCQAGPMVRSSYHADEQVNAAARRRQEEGDRIRQGE; translated from the coding sequence GTGGCAACAAAGAACGAGGAGATTTTAAGAAAACCTGAATGGCTTAAAATTAAATTAAATACAAATGAGAACTATATCGGTCTCAAAAAAATGATGCGTGCAGAAAATTTACATACAGTGTGTGAAGAGGCGCGTTGTCCAAACATCCACGAATGTTGGGCGGAGCGTCGTACAGCAACATTTATGATTTTAGGATCTGTATGTACGAGAGCGTGTCGTTTCTGTGCAATTAAAACTGGGCTTCCAAGTGAAGTAGACTGGGACGAGCCAAGACGTATTGCAGAATCAGTTCAAAAAATGGATTTAAAGCACTGTGTAATAACTACAGTTGCACGTGATGATTTACGTGACGGTGGTGCGAAAGTTTACGCTGAAACAATCCGTAAAGTACGTGAAGTGAACCCATATACGACAGTAGAAGTACTACCTTTTGATTTTAACGGTAACAAAGAAAACATTAAAATTTTAATGGATGCAAAACCAGACATTTTAAACCATAATATTGAGACGGTCGAACGTTTAACAAAGCGTGTACGTGCAAAAGCAACATACCGTCGTTCATTAGAAATGCTCAGATATTGTAAAGAGCTTCAACCGGATATCCCGACGAAATCATCGATCATGATTGGTCTCGGTGAGACGCATGAAGAAATTTTACAAACGATGGATGACCTTCTAGAGCACGGTGTTGATATTTTAACAATCGGTCAATATCTACAACCGACACGTAAACACTTAACAGTGAAAAAGTATTATACGCCGCTCGAGTTCGGTAAGCTACGTAAAATCGCAATGGAAAAAGGTTTTAAACATTGCCAAGCTGGACCGATGGTACGTTCAAGCTACCATGCTGATGAGCAAGTAAATGCAGCAGCACGTCGCCGTCAAGAAGAAGGAG